A genome region from Tursiops truncatus isolate mTurTru1 chromosome 15, mTurTru1.mat.Y, whole genome shotgun sequence includes the following:
- the NUPR2 gene encoding nuclear protein 2, translating into MDLAFPGVQGQAQLPPPEAWPLVGSKEELYDCLDYYYLRDFPACGAGRSKGRTRRERELRTNWRVPGGHERKIAQKLLNGQRKRRQRQLQPRPRTRLA; encoded by the coding sequence ATGGACTTGGCGTTTCCTGGTGTCCAGGGTCAGGCCCAGCTGCCGCCACCCGAAGCGTGGCCGCTGGTTGGCTCCAAGGAGGAGCTCTATGACTGTCTGGATTACTACTACCTGCGCGACTTCCCGGCCTGCGGGGCCGGGCGCAGCAAGGGCCGGACGCGGCGCGAGCGGGAACTGCGCACCAACTGGCGGGTGCCCGGCGGCCACGAGCGCAAGATCGCGCAGAAGCTCCTCAACGGCCAGCGCAAGCGTCGCCAGCGCCAGCTGCAGCCCCGGCCGCGCACCCGTCTCGCCTGA